In the Choloepus didactylus isolate mChoDid1 chromosome 5, mChoDid1.pri, whole genome shotgun sequence genome, one interval contains:
- the LOC119535463 gene encoding thyroid receptor-interacting protein 11-like — protein sequence MNWFRGFGSGLGQSLGQVGGSLASPAGQISKLIRDKSSTGITQDLDDEKKRACQLRDDKMNITKELDMQSEKLTERESESKLLNEKNLILTKQIDQLSKDEVGKLRQIIQQRDLEIKALHARMSSPSYTQDVVYLQQQLQAYTVEKGQILAVLDEKTRENSRLKTEHHQMIDTAAAQQAALIKLQDENKKLSTRLESSGQEMLRETVQNLSLIIREKDIEIDALSQKCQTLLTVLQTSNTGNEVGGVNSNQFEELLQERDKLKQQVMKMEEWKQQVMTTVQNMEHESAQQQEELQKLQTQVLIDSDNNSKLQVEYTGLIQSYDQKETKLKTLGQELAQVQRSLGQLLNTKDHLVGKLDIISQRLFSGSSLVSESEESLGAVKSDIPSEPSKLLQQEIEKLRKSLQEKDATIQTLQENNHRLSDSIAATSELERKEHEQTDSEIKQLKEKQDVLQKLLKGKDLLLKAKYDQLHSLSENFTNQVNENEILRQAVTNLKERISILEMDMCQLKEENGKLVEISRVKQTECQALQETNMKFSMMLREREFEHQEINEKALAFEQLLKEKEQGKTGELNQLLNAVQSMQEKTVTFQEERDQVMLALKQKQMENSLLSEVKDLREKELCLNQELERLHHQLSESQDFYTGEALAAAEREANLRKEVTVLEEKLVSSSNALENASHQASLQVESLQEQLNIVSKQRDETVLQLSVSQDEVKQYALSLANLQMVLERAQQEERAMYTAELEKQSALVSKWKKKAENLERKLVSLQESLDEANAALDSASRLTKQLDLQEEQIEELQKQNEVLQEMLDDIQRKWMNLVNDTEGKVDKVLLRNVLIVYFQTPKSERQEVLRLMGSILGMKKKEMEKLFCDDQGGATTWMSGWLGGASENVPQTPLRANQQPALNSSFSELFIKFLQTESYPYIPPQMQPLRDRKPLGLPGRAKLATNVGQNFKDTAESRSSGRADLNPLLAPCSAAVSLIHPGGLGTGGAKHLLLNPTFTPFPVLPANTAGAGKDLLKQESNNVAL from the coding sequence ATGAACTGGTTTCGAGGCTTTGGCTCTGGCTTGGGCCAATCTCTGGGCCAAGTGGGGGGCAGCCTGGCTTCCCCCGCAGGCCAGATTTCAAAGTTGATAAGAGATAAGTCGTCGACAGGCATCACCCAAGATCTGGATGATGAAAAAAAGAGAGCTTGCCAACTTAGAGATGATAAAATGAACATTACTAAAGAATTAGACATGCAAAGTGAAAAACTAACAGAACGAGAATCGGAGAGTAAACTTCTAAATGAAAAGAACCTAATTTTAACAAAACAGATTGATCAGCTGTCCAAAGACGAGGTTGGTAAACTAAGGCAGATCATCCAGCAGAGGGATTTGGAGATAAAAGCTCTTCATGCAAGAATGTCTTCACCTTCTTACACCCAGGATGTTGTTTACCTTCAACAGCAACTACAGGCCTACACTGtggagaaaggacaaatattagcTGTTTTGGATGAGAAGACTAGGGAAAATAGCCGCCTAAAAACAGAACATCACCAAATGATAGACACGGCTGCTGCCCAACAAGCAGCGCTTATTAAGCtgcaagatgaaaataaaaaattgtccACTAGATTGGAAAGTAGTGGCCAGGAAATGCTTAGGGAAACTGTTCAGAATTTATCACTTATCATTCGAGAAAAAGACATTGAAATAGATGCATTAAGTCAGAAATGTCAGACTTTGTTGACAGTGTTACAGACATCTAACACAGGAAATGAGGTTGGAGGTGTTAACAGTAATCAGTTTGAGGAGCTTCTACAGGAACGAGATAAATTAAAACAGCAAGTGATGAAAATGGAAGAGTGGAAACAACAGGTGATGACCACAGTGCAAAATATGGAACATGAGTCAGCCCAACAACAGGAAGAACTTCAAAAACTTCAGACCCAGGTTTTGATTGACAGTGATAATAACTCTAAACTGCAGGTAGAATATACTGGCCTAATCCAAAGTTATGACCAGAAGGAAACCAAACTCAAAACTTTGGGTCAGGAATTAGCACAAGTTCAGCGCAGCTTAGGGCAACTTTTGAATACCAAGGATCATCTTGTAGGAAAACTTGATATTATTTCACAACGGCTCTTTTCTGGATCATCACTTGTTTCAGAGTCAGAAGAATCTCTCGGGGCAGTTAAGTCTGATATACCTAGTGAACCTTCTAAATTGCTtcaacaagaaatagaaaaattaagaaaatcactGCAGGAAAAAGATGCAACAATTCAAACTCTCCAGGAAAATAACCATAGATTGTCTGATTCGATTGCTGCCACCTCAGAgctagaaagaaaagaacatgaaCAAACTGATTCAGAAATTAAGCAGCTAAAGGAAAAACAAGATGTTTTACAAAAGTTACTTAAGGGTAAAGACCTCTTACTCAAAGCCAAATATGATCAGTTACATTCTTTAAGTGAAAATTTCACTAaccaagtgaatgaaaatgaaattctgaGGCAGGCAGTAACAAACCTAAAGGAGAGAATATCAATTTTAGAAATGGACATGTGTCAACtaaaagaggaaaatggaaaactagTAGAAATATCCAGGGTAAAGCAAACAGAATGTCAAGCATTACAAGAGACTAACATGAAGTTTTCTATGATGCTGCGAGAAAGGGAGTTTGAACACCAGGAGATAAATGAGAAGGCTCTTGCTTTTGAGCAactattgaaagaaaaagaacagggcAAGACTGGGGAGTTAAATCAGCTTTTAAATGCAGTTCAGTCGATGCAGGAGAAGACAGTTACATTTCAAGAGGAAAGAGACCAAGTCATGTTGGCCCtgaaacagaaacaaatggaaaacagtTTACTTAGTGAGGTGAAGGATTTACGTGAAAAAGAATTGTGCTTAAACCAGGAGCTAGAGAGATTGCATCATCAACTTTCAGAATCACAGGATTTTTATACTGGTGAAGCTCTGGCTGCAGCAGAGAGAGAGGCTAACCTAAGAAAAGAAGTCACAGTATTGGAGGAGAAGCTAGTTTCATCCTCTAATGCACTGGAAAATGCAAGTCATCAAGCCAGTTTGCAGGTAGAGTCATTGCAGGAACAATTGAATATAGTCTCCAAGCAGAGGGATGAAACCGTTCTTCAGCTTTCAGTGTCACAAGATGAAGTAAAGCAGTATGCTCTATCACTAGCCAACCTACAGATGGTACTAGAGCGTGCGCAACAAGAGGAAAGAGCTATGTATACTGCTGAACTAGAAAAGCAAAGTGCGCTTGTAAGTAAGTGGAAGAAAAAGGCTGAAAACCTAGAAAGAAAACTGGTGTCTTTACAGGAAAGTTTGGATGAAGCCAATGCTGCTTTGGACTCAGCATCGAGACTCACAAAACAGTTAGATCTACAGGAAGAGCAAATCGAAGAACTTCAAAAACAGAATGAGGTCCTACAGGAAATGTTAGATGACATTCAGAGGAAATGGATGAACTTGGTAAATGACACAGAAGGAAAAGTGGACAAGGTACTCCTGAGAAACGTCTTAATAGTCTATTTTCAAACTCCAAAAAGTGAGCGGCAAGAAGTGTTAAGATTAATGGGAAGCATCCTTGGAATGAAAaagaaggagatggagaaattGTTCTGTGACGATCAAGGTGGTGCTACCACGTGGATGAGTGGGTGGCTTGGAGGAGCATCAGAAAATGTCCCCCAGACACCTCTGAGAGCAAATCAGCAACCTGCACTCAATAGTTCTTTCTCAGAGCTTTTCATTAAATTTCTACAAACAGAATCTTATCCATATATTCCACCACAAATGCAACCTCTTCGTGATAGGAAGCCCCTAGGTTTACCAGGAAGGGCTAAACTAGCCACAAATGTAggacaaaattttaaagatacaGCAGAGTCCAGAAGCAGTGGAAGAGCAGATTTGAATCCACTCTTAGCTCCCTGTTCTGCAGCTGTGTCACTTATTCACCCAGGTGGACTTGGAACTGGTGGGGCTAAGCATCTTCTTTTGAACCCAACATTTACACCTTTTCCAGTGTTACCTGCTAACACTGCTGGAGCTGGCAAAGACCTTTTAAAGCAAGAGAGTAACAATGTagccctttaa